In Thermoplasmata archaeon, the genomic window GGCTCATGAAGAATCCACCTATAGCTGTTTTCATGGGTTCCCTCGGCACCCTACGACGCGGGAGCGACCTCACGATCTTCCTCGTCTTCGGGATCCTGACCCTCCTCCTTCTGGCAATCCTCGGGATCGTGGACGTCTTCGTCTCCGGGATCGACCCGCTCCTCGGGTTCTTCGCGGTCGTCGCGCTGACCGTACTGTTCCTGATCATCCAGTGGGCCATCTCCCCGGCGATCGTGCGCTGGGCGGCCCACCGCCGGGAGGAGGTCACACCGCAGAACAACCCGTGGCTGTACCGCACGGTCCAAGAGCTGTGCGCCCAGGCCAAGGTCCCCACGGTACGGCACATCTGGGTGAGCGACGTGGCGGACCCGAATGCGTTCGTGTTCGGTCGCACGGTCGGCTCCGCGGAGCTCGTCGTGAACCGTCCACTCCTAGAGCAGCTGAACCAGGACGAGGTCCGGGCCGTCCTCGCGCACGAGGTGGGCCACCTGCGGCACCGGGACGTGACGATCATGACCTGGGCCTCCGCGGTGCCCCTCCTGGCGTACGTGGTCGCCCGCGGGGGCTTCGAGATCCTCCGGGGCGCGGGCCGTGTCCGCGGGAAGGGAGCCGGGCAGGCCATCCTCGTCGCGATCGCCTTGGCCATCCTCTCCTACTGCGTCTACCTGATCACCCAGCTCCTGGTCCTCTACCTCTCCCGCACGCGCGAATCGTACGCGGACGCCTACAGCGGCGCCGCCACGAAGGACCCGCATCTGCTCGCCTCCGCGCTCACGAAGATCGCGTACGGGCTGAGCCTCGCGCGACCCGATGCCGAGCCGTCCGGCCTGCGGGCATTCTGCATCGGCGACCCCGTGAAGGCGCGCGAGGACTACGAGGACCTGCGGACGCGGATGCAACAGTACGACCTGAACCGCGACGGCCAGATCGACCAGTACGAGCTCGAGAAGGCCGTCGAAGCGGAGAAGAAGAGCCATTGGCGCCGCGCCAACGAGCTCTTCGCCACGCACCCTCCGACCATCGACCGGATCCTCATGCTCGAGGAGATGGAGCAGGAGATCCACCAGTCGGGCGGCCAGCTCCCCGCGAACATCTACAAGTTCGTGTGACCGATCCCGTTCCGGGCCAAGGTTCTAAGCCTATGTCGCACGTTTCCGCCTCCATGTCCACCACGATCCGCCAGACCGTGACGTTCGATGCGACACCCCACGCCGTGTTCGAGGCACTCCTCGATCCGAAGAAGCACGCCGCGTTCACGGGCGCGAAGGCGAGCATCAGCCGGAAGGTTGGCGGCAAGATGTCCGCCTGGGACGGCTACATCGAGGGGAAGAACCTCCGGATCGAGAAGGACAAGGTCATCGTGCAGTCGTGGCGGACCACGGAGTTCGAGGAGGGCGACCCGGACTCCCAGGTCATGTTCCGCTTCTCGCGAAAAGGAAAGGGGACCCGCCTCAGCTTTGTCCACAGCAAGGTCCCGGATCGCCTTGCGGAGAGCTTCCGCCAGGGCTGGATCGACAACTACTGGGTGCCGCTGAAGGCCTACCTCGAAACGCCTACGGCGTGACCTTGCGCTGGCTCTTGCGGACCTTGTCTTCCTCGCTCTGTCGGGACATCGTCCAGATCGCGGTCAGGACGATGACCACGAAGATGGACTCGATTACCATCAGGATCAGCTTGTTGAGCGGGTCACTCACGGGGTCCGAAGCGATGGAGCCGTAGAAGCTCCCGATGCCGATCACGAAGAACGCGGCGGATAGGGGAAAGGCAATCGTCCGGTTGTGGGAGCCCATGTACACCATGTACCAGATGAGCGCGAAGATCAGGCTCGTGAGGCCCATCCACCACAGCTGGTGCGTCAGGCCCGCCACATAGACGAGGATGAAGCCGAAGATCGCGGCGATTACCACGACGGCGATCGCGAGCATGACGTAGAGGATGAGTTTCGAGAGCTTCAGACGGGGCTCGGGGGCCGCGGGGGGCGGGCTCGCAGACGCGGGAACGGGTTCCATTGCGCTTCACTTCCGGGTTGCCACGCGATTCCTCCCGCCCATCTTAGATGTTGCGTTGGGACTCCCAACGGCCACAGGAGCACGCAGGCCAGGCCGCGCGCTCAAGGGAGACCATGAAAGGAGGAAGGTCCGGATGGGCGGAGCGCCCACCCGGGGTTCGTTCGCAGACCACACCTACGGCTGCGTGACGGGCTTGCCGCACTCCGGGCAGAACTTCATGCCGCCCGGCACGTCGTGCCCGTCGGGGCACTTGAGGACCTGCGGAGCCCCGCACTCGCCGCAGAACTTGAGCCCCGGTGCCACGGGCTTGCCGCACTTGATGCACGGCTTGCTGCCCGCGGCGACGGTCGTGTCCGCGCCGCACGACCCGCAGAACTTCATGGTCACGGGGTTCATCGTCCCGCACTTCGGGCAGGCTTTCATCTGTTGCTGCTGGGCCTGCGGGGGTTGTGCGATCATCCCGGGGATTTGGGATCCCATGCCGTACCCGAGGCCGATGCCGGCTCCGAGTCCGACCGTGGCGCCGGCCCCGCCGCTCGGGTTCGCGGCGGCGGTCGTCAGGGCGTCCGCCACGGCGAACTGCTGGTACGCCGCGGCGCTCGTCCGGCCCAAGGTGCGGGCCGCGCCCATCTTGTCGATGGCCGCCTTGACCGTGTCGGGGAGCGGGATGTTCATGCCGCTGACCTGGATGATCTCGACGCCCAGGTTCGCGAAGTGCGGCTTCGAGTTCGCGAGGGTGCCCTGTTCGATGTCGTTCAGGCTCGCCGCGAAGTCCACGACCTTGAGGCCCTGCTGCTTCATCTTGCCCAGGGTCACGTTGAGCTGCTTCACGAGCTCGTCCTTGATCCGGTCCTCCACGTCGGCCGACGTGGCGGCGCCGAAGGTCCCGACGAACTGGTTGATGAAGATCTCCGGGTCGCCGATCCGGTACCGGAAGTCGCCGAACGCGCGCAGCTGGATCATGTCGAAGTCGGGGTCCTGGAACAGGAACGGCTCCTGGGTTCCGAACTTCCCGTCGAAGATGCGCTTCTGGAGGTAGAAGACCTCCGCCTGCTGCACGACGCCCGTGAAGACCTTCTGGAGCCAGCCCAGGATCGCGACGTTCTGGGACGTGAGGGCGTACCGGTCCGGCTTGTCCAGATACGCGAGCGCCTTCCCATCTCGGTAGAACACCGCGATCTCATCCTCGCGGACGACGATGTTGTCGTTCATCCGGATGTTGCGGGGGACCTTCCACATGATGTTGGTCCGCTTGAACTGGTCGTCCCACGCGATCGTCATGCTCGAGGTCAGGCCTTCGCCGCGGCCCGCCGTCTGGTCCGTCCGCTTCGCACCGCCGAAGAAGAAGAGTGTCGGGATCATCGTGTTCACCTCGCGTTCGTAGCCGTAATGATGATCATGCGCTGGTCGAAGGCCTGGTCGAACGCCTTCAGGGCGTCCTGGAACGCCTTGAGGGTCGTGTTGAAGGTCGCGGGGTCCGCCGCGGACTGCAGCATGGGAATCACCGCGGCGCACTTGTCCAGGGTGTCCAGCAT contains:
- a CDS encoding SPFH domain-containing protein, encoding MIPTLFFFGGAKRTDQTAGRGEGLTSSMTIAWDDQFKRTNIMWKVPRNIRMNDNIVVREDEIAVFYRDGKALAYLDKPDRYALTSQNVAILGWLQKVFTGVVQQAEVFYLQKRIFDGKFGTQEPFLFQDPDFDMIQLRAFGDFRYRIGDPEIFINQFVGTFGAATSADVEDRIKDELVKQLNVTLGKMKQQGLKVVDFAASLNDIEQGTLANSKPHFANLGVEIIQVSGMNIPLPDTVKAAIDKMGAARTLGRTSAAAYQQFAVADALTTAAANPSGGAGATVGLGAGIGLGYGMGSQIPGMIAQPPQAQQQQMKACPKCGTMNPVTMKFCGSCGADTTVAAGSKPCIKCGKPVAPGLKFCGECGAPQVLKCPDGHDVPGGMKFCPECGKPVTQP
- a CDS encoding zinc metalloprotease HtpX yields the protein MGSLGTLRRGSDLTIFLVFGILTLLLLAILGIVDVFVSGIDPLLGFFAVVALTVLFLIIQWAISPAIVRWAAHRREEVTPQNNPWLYRTVQELCAQAKVPTVRHIWVSDVADPNAFVFGRTVGSAELVVNRPLLEQLNQDEVRAVLAHEVGHLRHRDVTIMTWASAVPLLAYVVARGGFEILRGAGRVRGKGAGQAILVAIALAILSYCVYLITQLLVLYLSRTRESYADAYSGAATKDPHLLASALTKIAYGLSLARPDAEPSGLRAFCIGDPVKAREDYEDLRTRMQQYDLNRDGQIDQYELEKAVEAEKKSHWRRANELFATHPPTIDRILMLEEMEQEIHQSGGQLPANIYKFV
- a CDS encoding SRPBCC domain-containing protein — encoded protein: MSTTIRQTVTFDATPHAVFEALLDPKKHAAFTGAKASISRKVGGKMSAWDGYIEGKNLRIEKDKVIVQSWRTTEFEEGDPDSQVMFRFSRKGKGTRLSFVHSKVPDRLAESFRQGWIDNYWVPLKAYLETPTA